A part of Miscanthus floridulus cultivar M001 chromosome 6, ASM1932011v1, whole genome shotgun sequence genomic DNA contains:
- the LOC136459959 gene encoding protein ALTERED PHOSPHATE STARVATION RESPONSE 1-like, which yields MGCTTSHDAFAAAVTSSSSRARARRASASGGDPAALCRERVALIRAAADRRYALTAAHAAYFRSLAAVGDALRRFAASALAPATPESSSPVLTLPPSPAKPATASASVPPSPSSSSSTVSPLSHSLSDDDLHLHDLDDTRHGGGGGGSEEASTSASTRYHHHFMRRSSTVPTVVYEDPDAQTQYTTAEASYGYAYGDGYGHSYGPAYPYGPYGEVIAGETPEAAPRHPGPPPSPPTAEASPWEFLDPFAQYDQFMEDYAAGNLPTNSPNYAELRRMEGIPELEDEAELERKAEKSKPSTSGVSDQDIKGKGPIQDNAASNDDFFGDSKLQKNATSKGDSPGGKLHRDDTSISDSSGGKLQRKGSEPPPDGKLQRKGSEPAADAEGEGGKPVSRNDSVPSNASSKSKEERKKNTVSLKGTVSSDIDGSSTSGKKKGVAFEAEQSIRAAEGGGESHGKSIQSVVGSEPFSPLHHGTRDVREAIGEVKELFDEAANCSTDVSRLLEVGKMPPRDTPRVLRYISSRVIDPLGLTVPTSSCLPKSRGMKSRASSSKASTSASSGAGRSNGIGHLSSTLEKLWFWEKKLYQEIKDEEKLRMKYEKYYGRLKSMDERGAESSTIHSVQLSVRHLKSKISINMSTAKAFSLKIQQIRDEELYPQLVDLIKRFRRLWKAVLECHEKQLLAIQDSRIHRLKAMTVSQSGAEASRDLERELTKWYRCFNKWVSSQRSCAEALNEWLKKWLPEVQEEVTADGAPPFSPGRIEAPPVFIISNDWFQAIEMVSKNDVLRAIDQFSKVVHEFKKSQEDEQRQKRKAYHASKDYNRKCKDLEIELGLSTMENPRYSHDNRVMDLEKLRKRRDVESTRHDKTLSHAHVAASATLPIGLVPVLQQITSFFQRNQRVYMEIRIQGA from the exons ATGGGCTGCACGACCTCCCACGACGCCTTCGCCGCCGCGGTCACCTCCTCCAGCTCCCGGGCCAGGGCGCGCCGCGCGTCCGCGTCCGGAGGAGACCCCGCTGCGCTGTGCCGCGAGCGCGTGGCGCTCATCCGCGCCGCGGCCGACCGCCGGTACGCGCTCACCGCGGCGCACGCCGCCTActtccgctcgctcgccgccgtcGGCGACGCGCTCCGGCGCTTCGCGGCGTCCGCGCTCGCGCCCGCCACGCCCGAGTCCTCCTCGCCGGTGCTCACGCTCCCGCCTTCCCCCGCCAAGccggccaccgcgtccgccagcgtcccgccgtcgccgtcgtcctcgtcgtccacCGTCTCGCCGCTCTCGCACTCCCTCTccgacgacgacctccatctCCATGACCTTGACGACACCAGAcacggaggcggcggtggcgggagCGAGGAGGCGTCGACGTCGGCGTCGACGAGGTACCACCACCACTTCATGAGGAGATCGTCCACTGTGCCCACCGTGGTGTACGAGGACCCCGACGCCCAGACCCAGTACACCACAGCCGAGGCCAGCTACGGATACGCCTACGGCGACGGGTACGGCCACAGCTACGGGCCTGCGTACCCGTACGGGCCCTACGGCGAGGTAATTGCGGGAGAGACCCCGGAGGCGGCGCCGAGGCATCCTGGGCCGCCGCCTTCGCCCCCGACCGCGGAGGCCTCGCCGTGGGAATTCTTGGACCCGTTCGCACAGTACGACCAGTTCATGGAAGACTACGCTGCCGGGAATCTGCCAACCAACAGCCCCAACTACGCCGAGCTGAGGAGGATGGAGGGGATCCCGGAGCTTGAGGACGAGGCCGAGTTAGAGAGGAAGGCGGAGAAATCCAAGCCATCGACTTCCGGGGTTTCTGATCAGGACATCAAGGGGAAGGGACCAATTCAAGACAATGCCGCTTCGAACGACGATTTTTTTGGTGACAGCAAGCTGCAGAAGAATGCTACCTCAAAGGGCGATTCTCCTGGGGGCAAGCTGCACAGGGATGACACTTCAATCAGCGATTCTTCTGGTGGCAAGCTGCAGAGGAAGGGATCAGAACCACCTCCTGATGGCAAGTTACAGAGGAAGGGATCGGAGCCGGCTGCTGATGCCGAAGGCGAGGGAGGGAAACCAGTGTCTAGAAATGATTCCGTGCCAAGCAATGCCAGCTCGAAAAGCAaagaagagaggaagaagaacacGGTAAGCCTAAAGGGCACAGTTAGCAGTGACATTGATGGCAGCAGCACCAGTGGAAAGAAGAAAGGTGTGGCCTTCGAAGCAGAGCAATCCATCAGAGCAGCAGAAGGAGGTGGGGAGAGCCATGGCAAGTCAATCCAGTCGGTGGTGGGCAGCGAGCCATTCTCGCCATTGCATCATGGGACGAGGGATGTCAGAGAGGCGATTGGTGAGGTCAAGGAGCTATTCGATGAGGCGGCAAACTGCAGCACAGATGTCTCAAGGCTGCTGGAGGTGGGGAAAATGCCTCCCCGCGACACCCCAAGAGTTCTTAGAT ATATCTCTTCCAGAGTGATAGATCCGCTAGGCCTTACTGTGCCGACATCGTCTTGCCTCCCGAAATCACGTGGCATGAAGTCAAGAGCATCAAGCAGCAAGGCAAGCACTTCAGCTTCGTCAGGTGCTGGCCGTAGCAATGGTATTGGCCACCTCTCATCAACTCTAGAGAAGCTGTGGTTCTGGGAAAAGAAGCTCTATCAGGAAATTAAG GATGAAGAGAAGCTACGGATGAAGTACGAGAAGTATTACGGAAGGCTCAAATCCATGGATGAACGAGGTGCTGAATCAAGTACAATTCACTCCGTCCAGTTATCTGTAAGACATCTTAAGTCCAAGATCAGCATCAACATGAGTACAGCTAAAGCCTTTTCGTTAAAGATACAGCAGATTCGAGATGAAGAGCTTTACCCTCAACTGGTTGATCTCATCAAAAG GTTCAGAAGGTTGTGGAAAGCTGTTCTGGAATGCCACGAGAAGCAGCTATTAGCCATACAAGACAGTAGAATTCATCGGCTCAAGGCGATGACTGTAAGCCAATCTGGTGCGGAGGCCTCACGGGATTTGGAACGGGAGCTCACAAAATGGTACCGTTGCTTCAACAAGTGGGTGAGCTCGCAAAGGTCATGCGCTGAGGCGCTGAATGAATGGTTGAAGAAATGGCTCCCTGAGGTGCAGGAGGAAGTTACAGCAGATGGGGCCCCTCCTTTCTCCCCAGGCAGGATTGAAGCACCACCTGTATTCATCATCTCAAATGATTGGTTCCAAGCAATCGAGATGGTCTCCAAGAATGATGTGCTGAGAGCAATCGACCAGTTCTCTAAAGTCGTGCATGAATTCAAGAAGAGCCAAGAAGATGAGCAGCGACAGAAGCGGAAAGCCTATCACGCTTCCAAAGATTACAACAGAAAGTGTAAGGATTTGGAGATCGAACTTGGTCTGAGTACCATGGAGAATCCTCGCTACAGCCATGACAACCGTGTAATGGACTTGGAAAAGTTGAGGAAAAGAAGAGACGTGGAGAGCACTAGGCATGACAAAACCCTGAGTCATGCTCACGTCGCAGCTTCAGCTACTCTGCCTATTGGTTTGGTCCCTGTGCTGCAACAGATCACCAGCTTCTTTCAGAGAAATCAACGGGTCTACATGGAAATCAGAATCCAAGGCGCCTGA